GACGGCCAGGTCGCCGGCCTCGAAGCCCTCGTCCGCTGGGTCCACCCCGAGCGCGGCAAGGTCCCGCCGGACGAGTTCATCGCCATCGCCGAGTCCTCCGGCCTGATGCCGCACCTCACCGAGTACGTCCTGGAGACCGCGCTCGCCCAGGTCGCCCGCTGGCGCGCCCAGGGCCTCAACGTGCCGGTCGCCGTCAACGTCTCGCCGCGCGACGTCCACACCCCCGGCTTCGCCGGCGCCGTCGCCGCCCGGCTCGCCCGCCACGGCGTCCCCGCCGGCGCGCTCCAGCTGGAGATAACGGAGCACGTGCTCCTGGAGGACCCCCAGCGGGCCGCCGACACGCTGAACGGCCTCACCGGCCACGGCGTCAAGATGTCCCTCGACGACTTCGGCACCGGCTACTCCTCCCTCGTCCATCTGCGCCGGCTGCCCGTCAGCGAACTGAAGATCGACCGCTCGTTCGTGGCCCGGCTCGCCGTCGACACCGAGGACGCCGAGATCGTCCGCTGCACCGTCGACCTCGCCCACTCGCTCGGCCTCCTCGTCGTCGCCGAGGGCGTCGAGGACGACGAGACCTGGGAGCGCCTGCGCGACCTGGGCTGCGACGCCGTCCAGGGCTGGCTGGTCGCCGCCGCGATGCCGCCCGGCGAGGCCACCGCCTGGCTCCTGGCCCGCGGCGAGCACGGCTGGCGCCGCCCCGCCGACATCGCCGCCCAGGTCGACCTCGACCACCCTTCGGGCCAGGTCGTGCAGTGACCCACCCCCTCCTGGGGCAAACCGTTTAACGGGCAGCGGCACCGGCGCCATAGGATGGGCGGACACCATCAAGCTCACCCCGTGAGGATCCGCATGCCTGGCATCACGCGCGAGGAGGTCGCCCACCTCGCACGGCTGGCGCGTCTGGAGCTGAAGGGCGAAGAACTCGATCACTTCGCCGGCCAGCTCGACGACATCATCGGCGCGGTCGCCCGCGTCTCCGAGGTCGCCGACCAAGACGTACCGCCGACCTCCCACCCGCTGCCGCTGACCAATGTCATGCGCGCGGACGAGGTCCGTCCGTCGCTCACCCCCGAGCAGGCGCTCTCCGGCGCCCCGGCCCAGGAGCAGCAGCGTTTCAAGGTGCCGCAGATCCTGGGGGAGGACTAAGAAGTCATGACGGACAACACCATCATCAAGCTCACCGCGGCCGAGATCGCCGGAAAGATCGCCGCCGGCGAGCTGACCGCCGTCGAGGTCACGGAGGCCCACCTCGCCCGCATCGAGGCCGTCGACGAGAAGGTCCACGCCTTCCTGCACGTCGACCGCGAGGGCGCCCTCGCCCAGGCCCGTGCCGTGGACGAGAAGCGTGCCCGGGGCGAGAAGCTCGGCCCGCTCGCCGGTGTGCCGCTCGCGCTCAAGGACATCTTCACCACCGTCGGCATGCCGACCACCGTGGGCTCGAAGATCCTCGAGGGCTGGATCCCGCCGTACGACGCGACCCTGGTCAAGAACCTGAAGGCCGCGGACGTCGTCATCCTCGGCAAGACCAACATGGACGAGTTCGCAATGGGCTCCTCCACGGAGAACAGCGCCTACGGCCCGACCGGCAACCCCTGGGACCTCACCCGGATCCCCGGCGGCTCCGGCGGCGGCTCCTCGGCCGCCCTCGCCGCGTACGAGGCCCCCCTCGCCATCGGCACGGACACCGGCGGCTCCATCCGCCAGCCCGCGGCCGTCACCGGCACCGTCGGCGTCAAGCCGACGTACGGCGGCGTCTCCCGCTTCGGCATGGTGGCCTTCTCCTCCTCCCTCGACCAGGGCGGCCCCTGCGCCCGTACGGTCCTGGACGCGGCCCTCCTCCACGAGGCGATCGCCGGCCACGACCCGCTCGACTCGACGTCCATCGACGCTCCGGTCCCGCCGGTCGTCGAGGCCGCGCGCAACGGCTCGGTGGCCGGCATGCGCGTCGGTGTCGTCAAGCAGTTCCGCGGCGAGGGCTACCAGGCCGGCGTCGTGCAGCGCTTCGACGAGTCCGTCGAGCTGCTCAAGTCGCTGGGCGCCGAGATCGTCGAGCTGGACTGCCCGACCTTCGACCTCGCGCTCTCCGCGTACTACCTGATCGCGCCGTCGGAGTGCTCCTCCAACCTGGCCCGCTTCGACGCCATGCGCTACGGCCTGCGGGTCGGCGACGACGGCACGCGGTCCGCCGAGGACGTCACCGCCCTCACCCGTGAGGCCGGCTTCGGCGACGAGGTCAAGCGCCGCATCATCCTCGGTACGTACGCGCTGAGCTCCGGCTACTACGACGCGTACTACGGCTCGGCGCAGAAGGTCCGCACCCTCATCACCCGCGAGTTCGAGAAGGCCTTCGAGGAGGTGGACGTCATCGTCTCCCCGACGACCCCCACCACCGCCTTCCCGATCGGCGAGCGCGCCGACGACCCGATGGCGATGTACCTCGCGGACCTGTGCACCATCCCGACCAACCTGGCCGGCAACGCCGCCATGTCGCTGCCCTGCGGCCTGGCGCCCGAGGACGGTCTGCCGGTCGGCCTGCAGATCATCGCCCCCGCCATGAAGGACGACCGGCTGTACAAGGTCGGCGCCGCCGTCGAGGCCGCCTTCGTGGAAAAGTGGGGTCACCCGCTGCTTGAGGAGGCTCCGTCGCTGTGAGTGCCATGGCAAAGAAGGCCAAGAACTTCAAGAAGTCGAAGACCGGCGTCTACGTCTCGCTGGCGACCACCGCGTTCGGCGCGATCAGTGTCGCGAAGCAGGCCAAGCTGGCCCGCAACGACCACGACATGCTGCGGCTGATCGACTCCGCCGTGTCCGCCGCCGCCATCGTCACCGGCCTCGCCATCCTGTACCGCGAGCTGAAGCGGCTCGGCGACGACGACGTCCTGCTGGGCTGAGAGGGAAGTTCCACCGTGACTGTCACTGAACTGCTGTCGTACGAGGCGGCGCTCGCCGAGTACGACCCCGTCATGGGCCTTGAGGTCCATGTCGAGCTCGGCACCAAGACGAAGATGTTCTGCGGCTGCTCGACCGAGCTGGGCGCGGAGCCGAACTCGCAGACCTGCCCGACCTGCCTCGGCCTGCCCGGCTCGCTGCCGGTGGTCAACGCGATCGGCGTCGAGTCCGCGATCAAGATCGGTCTCGCGCTGAACTGCGAGATCGCCGAGTGGTGCCGCTTCGCCCGGAAGAACTACTTCTATCCGGACATGCCGAAGAACTTCCAGACCTCCCAGTACGACGAGCCGATCGCCTTCAACGGCTACCTGGACGTCCAGCTGGAGGACGGCGAGGTCTTCCGCGTGGAGATCGAGCGCGCCCACATGGAGGAGGACACCGGCAAGTCCACCCACATCGGTGGCGCGACCGGCCGCATCCACGGCGCCTCGCACTCGCTGCTCGACTACAACCGGGCCGGCATCCCGCTCATCGAGATCGTCACCAAGCCGATCGAGGGCGCGGGCGAGCGGGCCCCCGAGGTCGCCAAGGCGTACGTCGCCGAGCTGCGCGAGCTGATCCGTGCCCTGGGCGTCTCCGAGGCGCGCATGGACAAGGGCCAGATGCGCTGCGACGTGAACCTGTCGCTGCGCCGGAACGGCACCAAGACCTTCGGCACCCGCTCGGAGACGAAGAACGTCAACTCGCTCCGCTCCGTGGAGCGCGCGGCGCGCTTCGAGATCCAGCGCCACGCGGCCGTCCTCTCCTCGGGCGGGACGATCGTGCAGGAGACCCGTCACTTCCACGAGGACGACGGCAGCACCACCTCCGGCCGCATCAAGGACAACGCCGAGGACTACCGGTACTTCCCGGAGCCCGACCTCGTCCCCGTCGCCCCGGCCCGCGAGTGGGTCGAGGAGCTGCGCGCCGGTCTGCCCGAGCTGCCGCGCGTGCGCCGCAACCGGCTCCGCGAGGAGTGGGCCGTCTCCGAGCAGGAGATGCAGTCCATCCTCAACGCCGGCGCGGTCGACGCGATCGTCGCGACCACCGAGGCGGGCGCGGACGCGGCGTCGGCCCGCAAGTGGTGGATGGGCGAGCTCGCCCGCAACGCCAACGAGAAGGGCGTCTCCCTGGAGGAGCTGCCCATCACGCCGGCGGACGTGGCCCGGGTCTCGGCCCTGGTCGCCGGGGGTGACCTCAACGACAAGCTGGCCCGTCAGGTCATCGAGGGCGTCCTCGCCGGCGAGGGCACCCCGGACGAGGTCGTCGAGAAGCGCGGTCTGAAGGTCGTCTCCGACGACGGCGCGCTCGGCACGGCGGTCGACGAGGCCATCGCGGGCAACGCGGCCATCGCGGACAAGATCCGCGGCGGCAAGGTCGCGGCGGTCGGCGCCCTGGTCGGCGCGGTCATGAAGGCCACCCGTGGCCAGGCCGACGCGGCGAAGGTCAAGGACCTGATCCTGGAGAAGCTGGGCGTCAGCGAAGGCTGATCCCGGTCTCGTACGGAGTGCTCGGACCGAGTGCTCGTACGGAGTGCTTGTACGGCTCAAGGGGGCGGCCCCGCACCGGATTTCCGGTGCGGGGCCGCTTTCGTGCAGGGGTGCGTGCGGATCAGAAGCAGGAGACCGACGTGGTCGGCAGCAGCTGCAGGGAGCTGGCCTCGTCGCGCTGGCCGTTGTGGTTGCCGTCCACGAAGTCGTCCGTCAGCCGGTCGTGGCTCACGGAGCTGCCCGGGTTGACGCAGAAGACGAGGCCGCCCTGGAATTCGGTGTCGTAGTAGTAGTGGCTCTCGTAGCCGCCGGTG
This is a stretch of genomic DNA from Streptomyces sp. R44. It encodes these proteins:
- the gatB gene encoding Asp-tRNA(Asn)/Glu-tRNA(Gln) amidotransferase subunit GatB; the protein is MTVTELLSYEAALAEYDPVMGLEVHVELGTKTKMFCGCSTELGAEPNSQTCPTCLGLPGSLPVVNAIGVESAIKIGLALNCEIAEWCRFARKNYFYPDMPKNFQTSQYDEPIAFNGYLDVQLEDGEVFRVEIERAHMEEDTGKSTHIGGATGRIHGASHSLLDYNRAGIPLIEIVTKPIEGAGERAPEVAKAYVAELRELIRALGVSEARMDKGQMRCDVNLSLRRNGTKTFGTRSETKNVNSLRSVERAARFEIQRHAAVLSSGGTIVQETRHFHEDDGSTTSGRIKDNAEDYRYFPEPDLVPVAPAREWVEELRAGLPELPRVRRNRLREEWAVSEQEMQSILNAGAVDAIVATTEAGADAASARKWWMGELARNANEKGVSLEELPITPADVARVSALVAGGDLNDKLARQVIEGVLAGEGTPDEVVEKRGLKVVSDDGALGTAVDEAIAGNAAIADKIRGGKVAAVGALVGAVMKATRGQADAAKVKDLILEKLGVSEG
- the gatC gene encoding Asp-tRNA(Asn)/Glu-tRNA(Gln) amidotransferase subunit GatC, translated to MPGITREEVAHLARLARLELKGEELDHFAGQLDDIIGAVARVSEVADQDVPPTSHPLPLTNVMRADEVRPSLTPEQALSGAPAQEQQRFKVPQILGED
- the gatA gene encoding Asp-tRNA(Asn)/Glu-tRNA(Gln) amidotransferase subunit GatA, coding for MTDNTIIKLTAAEIAGKIAAGELTAVEVTEAHLARIEAVDEKVHAFLHVDREGALAQARAVDEKRARGEKLGPLAGVPLALKDIFTTVGMPTTVGSKILEGWIPPYDATLVKNLKAADVVILGKTNMDEFAMGSSTENSAYGPTGNPWDLTRIPGGSGGGSSAALAAYEAPLAIGTDTGGSIRQPAAVTGTVGVKPTYGGVSRFGMVAFSSSLDQGGPCARTVLDAALLHEAIAGHDPLDSTSIDAPVPPVVEAARNGSVAGMRVGVVKQFRGEGYQAGVVQRFDESVELLKSLGAEIVELDCPTFDLALSAYYLIAPSECSSNLARFDAMRYGLRVGDDGTRSAEDVTALTREAGFGDEVKRRIILGTYALSSGYYDAYYGSAQKVRTLITREFEKAFEEVDVIVSPTTPTTAFPIGERADDPMAMYLADLCTIPTNLAGNAAMSLPCGLAPEDGLPVGLQIIAPAMKDDRLYKVGAAVEAAFVEKWGHPLLEEAPSL